CCGGGCCCTGGTGATCACCACCGCCCGGCAACCCGGCGCCAGACTGTCCACTATCCCGGCAATGTCCTTGTTGGCGGAGATGCCCAGCACCACTACCCTCCCGGTCCCGGGATAGGTCTTCTCCAGGGAGTCCATCAGGCGCCCGGCGGAGTGGCCGTTGTGGGCCCCATCGATGATGATCACCGGCTCCTGCGATACCTGCTGCATCCTGCCAGGCCAGCTTAACGACTTGAAACCATCCCTGATGACATTGTCGCTTAAGATCAGGTTGCGGTACTGCAGGCTGCGCAGCGCAGCAAAGGCGGCGGCGGCGTTCTCGGCCTGAAAATCGCCCGGCAAGCCCACCTCCAGGTTGGTCATGGAGCCGAAGGTCCCGGCCAGGTCGATGGTGACGCTGTGCGGCGTCTGGTCGGTTATCCGGAAGCCCACATCGCGTCCCACCTGGAACAGCCGGGCCAGCGAATCCTGGCATTTCTTGAGGATCACCTTCAGGGCCTCGGGCGGCTGGGGAGAGGTTATCACCAAGGCGTCCTGGCGGATGATGCCGGCCTTCTCGGCGGCAATCCGGGCGATGGTGTCCCCCAGGATCTCGGTATGGTCCAGGCTGATATTGGTGATCACCGCCGCCCGGGGGTTGACCACATTGGTGCAGTCCAGCCGGCCGCCCACCCCCACCTCCAATACCGCCCATTCCACCCCCACCTCCTGAAAATACAGGAAGGCCAGGGCGGTCAGTATCTCGAACACTGTGCGCTGCCGGCCTTCGGCCCGGGACTTCTCCAGAAAGGGCTTCAGCCACTCCAGGCGCTGGGCGAAATCCCGCTCCAGAATATTCTTGCCGTCTACCCTTATCCGTTCGCAGAAGCTGATCAGGTGGGGCGAGGTGTACAGCCCGGTTTTCAATCTCTGCTGGCGCAACACCGATTCTATCATGGCCGCGGTGGAGCCCTTGCCCTTGGTCCCGGCCACCAAAATGGATTTGAAGGAATTCTGGGGATTGCCCAGCTCGGTCAAAAACTGCCGGAAGCCCTGCAGGTTGTAATGCTGCTCATGGTATTTCTGACCCGGAATTTTTTCCCGGTCCATAAAGGACATCAGATATTCTACGGCTTGCTGATAGGTCATCGATCTCTCTTGATGTTGATTATCATTCGAGCTTACGCGGCTCGCGCTTCTTTAACGGATAATTTTACAATATTAACCCGGTCCTCTGCAAGATAAAAGGGCATTGGCTCCGGCAATGGTGTCTATGACTAGCCCACCTTCATGGCGGTCATGATCCGCTTGAGCGAAGCGGCGTCCGGCAGCATCATGAAATAGCCGCTGGCCGTCCCGGTCTCGCCGGGAAAGCGGAACCGGTTCTGGACATAGGCCAGGATGTCGCCAAAGCGGGCGTACTCGCCCAGGATCCTGGCCATCACTTTCTGCATGGGCCCGGACAGCATCAGGGGGGGCGAGGGGATGGAGGTCAGCTCCAGCATGTCGCTTAAGGCGCTCAGGTAGGACTCGGTCAGCACCGAGGATATCTCCAGGTGGATGTGCCCGAAATGGAACTCGGCCTCTTTCTTGGCCCGGGGCATCTTGTGCCAGCACTCCTGGGCGAAGGACAAAGCGGTCTCCCCCGGCATCAGCCACAGGGTGCAGCCGGAGATGTCGCCCACGAAGATGTTGACCAGGCAGACTACCGGCAGGTCGGGCTTGACCAGCGAGGACAAAGCCTCCTCCACGGTGCTGACCTTGATCTGGGGCACCGATACCAGTACCGGCTGATGGACCACCTCGGACAGGGTGGTGGCCGCGTTGCCGGAGCCGATGTTGAAGATCTCCTTTAGGGCGTCCTGCTGGACCGGGGTCAATATGTTATGGGTGGAGCTCATTTTTTTAGTTGGTGTTTTTAAAATGTAAGGCTTCGGCTTTCCGGTAGAAATAGTAACATAAAAAGGGGGCGGATAAAAGAGAAATAATCAACAAAAAAGGCCGCCCTTATACGGGGCGGCCTTTGTCCGATCGAATTCTTTTAACCACAAAGTGCACGGGTTCCTTGTCACCCTGAGGTCTCTACTCGCCCGGCAAGTTGAACGGGTGGCAATGTTCACACATTCAGCCAGTGAGGCAAGCGGTCTTCTCAGTGTGACAGGCTTTTGGGGAAAGAGTACCCCGTTATTCTGACAGCAGCCGCTTCTCCCCCTCCAGCTCCCGGATGTACTGGACGTCCATGGTGTGCTCCAGGCAGCCCAGGTATTTTTTATCCTGGTCGCGCAGGGCGAAGAACTCTATCAGCACCTTGTGCTTCTCCTTGTTGGGCCCCAGCGGCAGGTCTATCCAGAACCGGGCGCTGTCGCGCTTCCCGCTTTTCATCTCCTCCACGATCTGCTCCACCTTGGCCAGGCTGCTCTGGGGGTGGCAGCTGCGGAAGTTCATTCCCATGCTGTCCATGGGCCGGTGGAACAGCCGGGTGTCGTGCTTGTTCC
This sequence is a window from Candidatus Edwardsbacteria bacterium. Protein-coding genes within it:
- a CDS encoding bifunctional folylpolyglutamate synthase/dihydrofolate synthase, yielding MTYQQAVEYLMSFMDREKIPGQKYHEQHYNLQGFRQFLTELGNPQNSFKSILVAGTKGKGSTAAMIESVLRQQRLKTGLYTSPHLISFCERIRVDGKNILERDFAQRLEWLKPFLEKSRAEGRQRTVFEILTALAFLYFQEVGVEWAVLEVGVGGRLDCTNVVNPRAAVITNISLDHTEILGDTIARIAAEKAGIIRQDALVITSPQPPEALKVILKKCQDSLARLFQVGRDVGFRITDQTPHSVTIDLAGTFGSMTNLEVGLPGDFQAENAAAAFAALRSLQYRNLILSDNVIRDGFKSLSWPGRMQQVSQEPVIIIDGAHNGHSAGRLMDSLEKTYPGTGRVVVLGISANKDIAGIVDSLAPGCRAVVITRARHSRAASPEVIREQVAKHGVAAIITENLGEALEKAKQLVAVNDLIVITGSLFLAGEALEMFGEKV
- a CDS encoding chemotaxis protein CheC; the encoded protein is MSSTHNILTPVQQDALKEIFNIGSGNAATTLSEVVHQPVLVSVPQIKVSTVEEALSSLVKPDLPVVCLVNIFVGDISGCTLWLMPGETALSFAQECWHKMPRAKKEAEFHFGHIHLEISSVLTESYLSALSDMLELTSIPSPPLMLSGPMQKVMARILGEYARFGDILAYVQNRFRFPGETGTASGYFMMLPDAASLKRIMTAMKVG
- a CDS encoding PAS domain-containing protein; translated protein: MIDRMNEAVVKALLEAMPGEISVIDHNDEVIGWNKHDTRLFHRPMDSMGMNFRSCHPQSSLAKVEQIVEEMKSGKRDSARFWIDLPLGPNKEKHKVLIEFFALRDQDKKYLGCLEHTMDVQYIRELEGEKRLLSE